The sequence AAACACGGGCGAAGGAGGTGTCAGCCCATATCACCTGGCCGGCGGAAATCTGATCATGCAAATTGGCACGGCATACTTCGGATGCCGCGATGCCAACGGACGCTTCGACCTAGAAAAGCTCAAAGATGTCTGCGCCGCTTCCCCAATCAAAGCCTTGGAAGTGAAGCTCAGCCAAGGTGCTAAGCCGGGCGTGGGAGGCTTGCTACCGGCCAGCAAGATCACACCAGAAATTGCCGCGATTCGTGGCATTCCCCTTGGTAAGGATTGTGCCAGCCCGGGCAAGCATCGCGAATTCAGCAGTGTCGACGGTATGCTCGATTTCGTCGAGCGGATCGCCGATGCCACCGGCTTGCCAGTCGGTATTAAATCGGCCGTAGGAGAAACCAAATTCTGGAAAGAGCTTGCCACACAAATGTCGCAAACCAACCGTGGTGTCGATTTCATCACGATCGACGGCGGAGAAGGGGGGACCGGCGCTGCTCCGTTGGTGTTTACCGATCACGTAGCATTACCCTTCAAGATTGGCTTCACGCGTGTCTATCACGAGTTCTATGAACTTGGTCTGCACGAGCATGTGGTCTTCAACGGTTCTGGTCGGCTCGGATTTCCTGAGAGCGCGCTCTTCGCCCTGGCATTGGGCTGCGACATGATTAGCATTGCCCGCGAGGCCATGCTTTCGATCGGTTGCATTCAAGCTCAGCGCTGCCATACCGGCCACTGCCCGGCTGGTGTCGCTACACAAAACGTCTGGCTGAAACGCGGGCTCGATCCAACCTCGAAAGGCGTGCGTGCGGCAAACTACATCGTGACACTTCGCAAAGACCTGACCTATTTGAGTCATGCGTGCGGGGTGTGGCATCCGGCATTGGTGAACCTCGATCACTTCGAACTGCTAAACGCCGGCAAACCCTCTCAACCCGCCACGGAAATTTTCGATCAGCGAGCTGACTGGGGGCTCCCCTCGCAACCGGATCAAGAAGCAATTCAAGCGATCATGCAAACGCCGCCCAAAGAACGAGCCGACTTGCTGCTGGCCAAAAGCTTTAAACAAAAAGAAGTCAACGACGACTACATCTCATTGAACTAATCGTTCACGATACTCGCGTTGGTGGCGTACCACACAAACGCCTAAGGCAGCGATTGCCTACAATAAGGT comes from Bremerella cremea and encodes:
- a CDS encoding FMN-binding glutamate synthase family protein, encoding MTLFWIGLGLFAVVLVGMLIYDLTQKRHAILRNFPVIGHFRYWLEAIGPELRQYIVTSDNEERPFSRDQRRWVYASSKRENNYFGFGTDNDLEATANHLIVKHSAFPVDSAQTTDPLYDPDYHLPCAKVMGGYRNRRHAFRPNSLVNISGMSFGSLSGPAVEALNRGAALAGCLQNTGEGGVSPYHLAGGNLIMQIGTAYFGCRDANGRFDLEKLKDVCAASPIKALEVKLSQGAKPGVGGLLPASKITPEIAAIRGIPLGKDCASPGKHREFSSVDGMLDFVERIADATGLPVGIKSAVGETKFWKELATQMSQTNRGVDFITIDGGEGGTGAAPLVFTDHVALPFKIGFTRVYHEFYELGLHEHVVFNGSGRLGFPESALFALALGCDMISIAREAMLSIGCIQAQRCHTGHCPAGVATQNVWLKRGLDPTSKGVRAANYIVTLRKDLTYLSHACGVWHPALVNLDHFELLNAGKPSQPATEIFDQRADWGLPSQPDQEAIQAIMQTPPKERADLLLAKSFKQKEVNDDYISLN